A segment of the Acidobacteriota bacterium genome:
GCGGCTGTCGTGTAACGGAACTGAGATCGACATCGTGTACAAACGCTTGCTCGTCAATGAGTATTTGCCGATCATGGAGGCCCAACCGGCACTGCTAGATGCATACCGGGCCGGTGCGATATGCATGGTCAACAGTTTTCGCGGGAAATTGGTTCACAAAAAGGCTGTGTTCGCGGTACTAACCAATGAGCGATACAGACACCTCTTTAGCGACGCCGAGCTCGATGCGATCGGTAAGCACATTCCTTGGACGCGTTCATTTCGTGAAGAGAAGACCGAGAACAAAGGCGAAACTATCGACCTGGTCGAATGGACTCGTTCAAACCCGCATAAACTGGTTTTGAAACCCAATGACGACTACGGCGGCAATGGTATTTACATTGGCTGGAATTCAAGCGTATCCGAATGGGATGACGCGATCGAAGCAGCATTGGAGGACGGCGACTACCTCGTCCAGGAGCGTGTCAAAACCGCTAAAGAGCTCTTCCCGATGTTCACCGATGAAGAAGGTAACTGGGAACTCGTTGAGCAGTTGGTCGATCTCGATCCGCTGCTTTTCATGGGTAAAGTAGGTTCGGCTTTCACGCGGCTTTCCTCGACCGAACTGGCAAATGTTTCGTCTGGCGGAGGGATGGTTCCGACGTTCATTATTAAGGAGAGATAATATGCGAAGCGTTTCGGTGTGCCTCTGGTTGTTGATGTCTGCGTGTATTTTCTTGGTCGACTCATTTGCGCAGGGCAAGGCGTCAGGCGGGCTTTTTTCCATCAACGAATCTCCGAAAGTTGTTTCCGAAACAGATCGCTCGTCCATTGCGTCGGTACGTGAAGCTGCCATCATATTCGAGGTCAGGAGGTTCAACGGAACTGACGACGGAATATTGAGTATTCCGCTTTTCGACGGACGTGAATACCAGGCGAAACGTCTGCAAAGAGAAGGGCTCGAACTGCGTTCGTCCGATGACTTCACTTGGCGTGGCAAGATCGACGAAGGCAGTTTTTCCGGCGACGTTGTCATAACTTACAAAAAAGGCCACTATGCCGGCCTTATCTATTCGCCAAACGCCGTCTATGAGATCGTTCCAAAGGGTAACGCGCATATATTGGTCGAACTCGACCAGTCGCTGTATCCGTCGTGTGCGGGCGGCGTGAAAGGTGACGAAGCTCGATCGCGGGTCGGTCGAGCGGCCGGAGCGGCTGTCGATTCGGGCGATCGGATCGATGTAATGGTCCTTTACACTGCTGCGGTTCGAACGTCTGCCGGCGGTGATACACAAGCTCAAACGATAGCTCAAAACGCGATCGACGCAACAAATACTGCATACATTAACAGTAAGATCCGCCAGCGCGTCCGCTTGGTCGGAGCCGAGAACACTTCGCTGGTCGAGACAGGAAATTTCAGCACCGAATTGAGTAATTTAAGGGCAGACGCGACCGCTGCCACAAGGCGGGACGCTCTCAAGGCCGATCTCGTCTCGATGCTGACGAATTCAACAGCTGCTTGCGGGATCGGTTATTTGATGGGTTCGCTAGGCGGCAACCAGAACAACGGTTTTTCCGTCACGGCCCGAACATGTGCCGTAGGTAACCTAAGTTTCGCCCACGAGCTTGGCCATAACATGGCCAGCCATCACAATCCTGAGAACGGAGGCACGGCCGTTTATGCCTACGGCTACGGCCATTACGTCAATGGCAGCTACCGCACCGTCATGTCGTATTCGGACCCGTGTACGTCGGGCTGCACGCGGGTGCCGTATTTCTCCAATCCAACGGTGATCTTCAATAATCAGCCGACCGGAGTCGATAATGCCCGCGACAATGCACGTTCGATCAACAACACTGCCGATTGGATCGCAAATTACCGCTACAGCGGATCTAGCATCACGTTGGGCAGCTTTAACGGCGATCAGATCGTTCCTCGACATTTACTCCGGAGCCTCATCTGGACAAGCGACAACGTCACCGGCAATGTCAAGATCGAGATCTCACGCGATGGCGGATCTTCGTGGCAGACCCTCTTCGATCCAACGCCTAATGATCATCAGGAATATTTTTCATTTGGAAATCGGGCAACTCGTCGGGCGAGAATTCGCATCACTAGCCTCAGTGATCCGGCCGTGAGTGACAGCAGTGTCGCCAATATCTCGATTCGTTGACATTTCTCTGGGCGGCAATAAATCGGAAATACAAGGCAATTGAACGTTTGCTTGCGGCAGATCTAAATCATGCGGAATTCGGGGAGTTTTCTTCCGTCCGCATCATCTGTCGAGGGATGCTTGTATGAAAAAGAGAATTCTTGCCCTAAGTCTGTTTTCGATGGCGTTGATCACGGTATCGTATTTGGCCGCAAATGCGGTCAAGGCGAACGGCTATTATCTTGAGATAGCCGCCGGTGCTCCGCTCTTACAGAACTGGACGGATACGACTCTGCTCAATGGCCCCGACGATTGGACACAGATCGTCGCGATCGAGGCGTTTACCGGTGCCAATCTGGCTCCGATGCGCGGTTCGGACGCAAGAACCATCCTTGCCGATAATGCGTCCGGAACAATGCGTGTCGTTCCAAATCAAACTGATCCTGTTAGTTCGACAGCCGATGCAGTTGCTGAATTCGAGATAGCGAATCCTACGATCGCATTAAAAGGCTCAGATTCCTCGTCGGCGCCGAATCTCGTGATCCATGTGAATACCACCCAAGGCTGTGCCGGCAAAGCAGTTACGGTTCGATATGATGTTCGCGATATTGACGCATCGCCGGTTGACGCTGTTTCACAGGTAAATACCCAGTATCGAATTGGCGGCACCGGCCCGTACATCAACGTACCATTCGGCTATCTCGCCGACGGCACGACGGGCGTGGGCCAGGCGACCGCGGTCAATTCTCGATACATCACACTCCCGCTCGCGGCAACAGGACAGCCGATGGTGGATATACGGATCATGACGGTCAATTCTGCCGGAGCGGACGAATGGGTCGGGATCGACAA
Coding sequences within it:
- a CDS encoding carboxypeptidase regulatory-like domain-containing protein translates to MKKRILALSLFSMALITVSYLAANAVKANGYYLEIAAGAPLLQNWTDTTLLNGPDDWTQIVAIEAFTGANLAPMRGSDARTILADNASGTMRVVPNQTDPVSSTADAVAEFEIANPTIALKGSDSSSAPNLVIHVNTTQGCAGKAVTVRYDVRDIDASPVDAVSQVNTQYRIGGTGPYINVPFGYLADGTTGVGQATAVNSRYITLPLAATGQPMVDIRIMTVNSAGADEWVGIDNIGVDCVMVSAGTAVVTGQVRDSQGRGIAKARITVTDPNSGVTYTAISGAFGYYHFDGLEVGSTYIISVGHKGYTFRNTTQSLMLLQYTDGVDFETN